Proteins encoded together in one Peribacillus asahii window:
- a CDS encoding small acid-soluble spore protein H produces the protein MNKQRAQEIASSPVMANVTYNGAAIYIQHVNDENDTARIYPLDEPENEQEVLLTNLIEH, from the coding sequence ATGAACAAACAACGGGCACAAGAAATTGCCAGTTCACCTGTTATGGCGAATGTTACCTATAATGGGGCAGCCATTTATATTCAACATGTTAATGATGAAAATGACACAGCAAGAATTTATCCTCTCGATGAACCAGAGAATGAACAAGAGGTTTTATTAACTAACTTAATCGAACATTAA